One stretch of Halichoerus grypus chromosome 10, mHalGry1.hap1.1, whole genome shotgun sequence DNA includes these proteins:
- the LPIN3 gene encoding phosphatidate phosphatase LPIN3 isoform X2, which produces MNYVGQLAGTVLGTMKDIYQGLNPATLSGGIDVLVVKQVDGSFRCSPFHVRFGKLGVLRSREKVVDIEINGEPVDLHMKLGDSGEAFFIQELESNDEHVPPCLCTSPIPCGDLSGLPSDSQLSTASEPEAISDGVPSTGRKKRLRRRKPRRKEGTVAANSSSEELEIGADSELSLLEKPRPEPPGPLSSVQSEGESLPQARDIYPYSDGEWGPQASLPPGGLTSPKSDSELELRTPEPSPPRAESHIQWAWGRLPKVAKAEWPESSKVADGRAGSACPLQGEPGTPSASVAGADPSGPLILQAGAGTDLPPTDAEPPALVGSPLPTPERRETTPQSRRDAGLPLPSKSWSWATLEGPVATREPEGGSRREGSLKRSQHLGPSDIYLDDLPSLDSENAALYFPQSDCGLGPRRWSEPNSQKPLGDPNPEQEPEPTLDMVDMIELSLCGGLAESRDISLEKFNQHIVSYQDLVQNPGLLEHPNLVVKINEKHYNWAVAAPMILSLQAFQRNLPKSTVDKLEKEKMPRKGGRWWFSWRRRDFPARESSAQTEKTTAREQQGEKTDVLSSEDDAPESPVILDAPSLPPSTPAYKKSLRLSSNQIRRLNLQEGANDVVFSVTTQYQGTCRCRATIYLWKWDDKVVISDIDGTITKSDALGHILPQLGKDWTHQGITSLYHKIHLNGFKFLYCSARAIGMADLTKAYLQWVSERGCGLPKGPILLSPSSLFSALHREVIEKKPEVFKIACLSDIRQLFLPNEQPFYAAFGNRPNDVTAYRQVGLPESRIFTVNPRGELIQELMKNHKSTYERLGEVVELLFPPVARGPSTDLASPEYSNFCYWREPLVTVDLDALA; this is translated from the exons ATGAACTACGTGGGGCAACTGGCAGGGACGGTGTTGGGGACGATGAAGGACATATACCAAGGCCTGAACCCGGCCACGCTGAGTGGTGGCATCGACGTGCTGGTGGTGAAGCAGGTGGACGGCTCCTTCCGATGCTCGCCCTTCCACGTGCGCTTCGGCAAGCTAGGCGTCCTGCGGTCTCGGGAGAAGGTG GTCGACATCGAGATTAACGGGGAGCCTGTGGACTTGCACATGAAGCTGGGGGACAGCGGGGAGGCCTTCTTCATCCAGGAACTGGAGAGCAATGAT GAACACGTACCTCCCTGTCTGTGCACATCGCCCATCCCTTGTGGAGACCTGTCTGGGCTCCcctcagactcccagctgagcacagccAGTGAGCCTGAGGCCATCTCTGACGGGGTGCCCTCCACTGGGCGGAAGAAGAGGCTTCGCAGGAGGAAGCCCAGGCGGAAGGAGGGCACGGTGGCAGCCAATTCTAGTTCGGAGGAGCTGGAGATAGGCGCTGACAGTGAGCTGTCCCTGCTGGAAAAGCCAAGGCCAGAGCCCCCAGG CCCCCTCAGCAGCGTCCAGTCAGAAGGGGAGTCCTTACCGCAAGCCAGAGACATCTACCCCTACTCTGATGGCGAGTGGGGCCCCCAGGCCAG CCTCCCGCCGGGTGGGCTCACATCCCCTAAGAGTGACTCAGAGCTGGAGCTGCGGACCCCCGAGCCCAGCCCCCCACGAGCTGAATCCCACATACAGTGGGCCTGGGGGAGGCTGCCGAAG GTGGCCAAAGCAGAGTGGCCTGAGTCCTCGAAGGTCGCTGATGGCAGGGCTGGGTCAGCCTGTCCTCTTCAGGGAGAGCCCGGCACCCCCTCCGCTTCTGTGGCTGGTGCGGACCCTTCGGGACCCCTAATCCTGCAAGCAGGGGCTGGTACTGACCTTCCTCCTACTGACGCGGAGCCTCCCGCTCTGGTgggctcccctctccccactcctgagAGAAGGGAGACCACGCCTCAGAGCCGCAGGGATGCAGGCCTGCCTCTTCCCTCGAAATCCTGGAGCTGGGCCACCCTGGAGGGCCCAGTGGCTACCAGGGAGCCAGAGGGGGGCTCCAGGAGGGAAG GCTCCCTGAAGAGAAGCCAGCATCTGGGCCCCAGTGACATCTATCTGGACGACTTGCCCTCTCTGGATTCTGAGAATGCAGCCCTTTACTTcccccagag tgACTGTGGACTGGGGCCCAGAAGGTGGAGTGAACCCAACAGCCAGAAGCCCCTGGGAGACCCCAACCCCGAACAGGAGCCAGAACCCACTCTGGACATGGTGGATATGATAGAGCTGTCCCTCTGTGGCGGACTCGCTGAGAGCCGGGACATCTCCTTGG AGAAGTTCAACCAGCACATCGTCTCCTACCAGGACCTCGTCCAAAACCCTGGCCTCCTTGAGCACCCAAACCTGGTGGTGAAGATCAATGAGAA GCATTATAACTGGGCTGTGGCCGCCCCCATGATCCTCTCCCTGCAAGCCTTCCagagaaacttgcccaag AGCACCGTGGACAAACTGGAAAAGGAGAAGATGCCCCGGAAGGGTGGACGGTGGTGGTTTTCCTGGCGACGCCGGGACTTCCCCGCCAGAGAG AGCAGTGCCCAGACGGAGAAAACCACAGCCCGGGAGCAGCAGGG GGAGAAGACTGATGTCCTGAGTAGTGAGGATGATGCCCCAGAGAGCCCTGTGATCCTGGACGCCCCCTCTCTGCCACCCTCGACTCCCGCCTACAAGAAGTCCCTCCGCCTCTCCTCCAATCAGATA CGGCGCCTGAACCTGCAAGAAGGTGCCAATGACGTGGTCTTCAGTGTGACCACCCAGTACCAGGGCACCTGCCGCTGCAGGGCCACCATCTATCTGTGGAAGTGGGACGACAAGGTGGTCATCTCGGACATCGACGGGACCATTACCAA GTCGGACGCTCTGGGCCACATTCTGCCCCAGCTGGGGAAAGACTGGACACACCAGGGCATCACCAGTCTCTACCACAAAATCCACCT AAACGGGTTCAAGTTCCTGTACTGCTCGGCACGGGCCATTGGCATGGCTGACCTCACCAAGGCCTACCTACAGTGGGTGAGCGAGCGGGGCTGCGGCCTCCCCAAGGGCCCCATCCTGCTGTCTCCCAGCAGCCTCTTCTCCGCCCTCCACAG GGAGGTGATTGAGAAGAAACCAGAGGTGTTCAAAATTGCCTGCCTGAGTGACATCCGGCAGCTGTTCCTGCCCAACGAACAGCCCTTCTATGCTGCCTTTGGGAACAGGCCCAAC GATGTGACTGCCTACCGGCAGGTGGGCCTCCCTGAATCTCGAATCTTCACAGTCAACCCCCGGGGAGAGCTCATCCAGGAGCTCATGAAGAACCACAAATCCAC GTATGAGCGGCTGGGCGAGGTGGTTGAGCTCCTCTTCCCACCTGTGGCCCGTGGCCCCAGCACAGACCTGGCCAGCCCTGAATACAGCAACTTCTGCTACTGGCGGGAGCCGCTGGTTACTGTGGACCTCGATGCCCTGGCCTGA
- the LPIN3 gene encoding phosphatidate phosphatase LPIN3 isoform X1, translating into MNYVGQLAGTVLGTMKDIYQGLNPATLSGGIDVLVVKQVDGSFRCSPFHVRFGKLGVLRSREKVVDIEINGEPVDLHMKLGDSGEAFFIQELESNDEHVPPCLCTSPIPCGDLSGLPSDSQLSTASEPEAISDGVPSTGRKKRLRRRKPRRKEGTVAANSSSEELEIGADSELSLLEKPRPEPPGCVRTSPLSSVQSEGESLPQARDIYPYSDGEWGPQASLPPGGLTSPKSDSELELRTPEPSPPRAESHIQWAWGRLPKVAKAEWPESSKVADGRAGSACPLQGEPGTPSASVAGADPSGPLILQAGAGTDLPPTDAEPPALVGSPLPTPERRETTPQSRRDAGLPLPSKSWSWATLEGPVATREPEGGSRREGSLKRSQHLGPSDIYLDDLPSLDSENAALYFPQSDCGLGPRRWSEPNSQKPLGDPNPEQEPEPTLDMVDMIELSLCGGLAESRDISLEKFNQHIVSYQDLVQNPGLLEHPNLVVKINEKHYNWAVAAPMILSLQAFQRNLPKSTVDKLEKEKMPRKGGRWWFSWRRRDFPARESSAQTEKTTAREQQGEKTDVLSSEDDAPESPVILDAPSLPPSTPAYKKSLRLSSNQIRRLNLQEGANDVVFSVTTQYQGTCRCRATIYLWKWDDKVVISDIDGTITKSDALGHILPQLGKDWTHQGITSLYHKIHLNGFKFLYCSARAIGMADLTKAYLQWVSERGCGLPKGPILLSPSSLFSALHREVIEKKPEVFKIACLSDIRQLFLPNEQPFYAAFGNRPNDVTAYRQVGLPESRIFTVNPRGELIQELMKNHKSTYERLGEVVELLFPPVARGPSTDLASPEYSNFCYWREPLVTVDLDALA; encoded by the exons ATGAACTACGTGGGGCAACTGGCAGGGACGGTGTTGGGGACGATGAAGGACATATACCAAGGCCTGAACCCGGCCACGCTGAGTGGTGGCATCGACGTGCTGGTGGTGAAGCAGGTGGACGGCTCCTTCCGATGCTCGCCCTTCCACGTGCGCTTCGGCAAGCTAGGCGTCCTGCGGTCTCGGGAGAAGGTG GTCGACATCGAGATTAACGGGGAGCCTGTGGACTTGCACATGAAGCTGGGGGACAGCGGGGAGGCCTTCTTCATCCAGGAACTGGAGAGCAATGAT GAACACGTACCTCCCTGTCTGTGCACATCGCCCATCCCTTGTGGAGACCTGTCTGGGCTCCcctcagactcccagctgagcacagccAGTGAGCCTGAGGCCATCTCTGACGGGGTGCCCTCCACTGGGCGGAAGAAGAGGCTTCGCAGGAGGAAGCCCAGGCGGAAGGAGGGCACGGTGGCAGCCAATTCTAGTTCGGAGGAGCTGGAGATAGGCGCTGACAGTGAGCTGTCCCTGCTGGAAAAGCCAAGGCCAGAGCCCCCAGGGTGTGTGCGGACCAG CCCCCTCAGCAGCGTCCAGTCAGAAGGGGAGTCCTTACCGCAAGCCAGAGACATCTACCCCTACTCTGATGGCGAGTGGGGCCCCCAGGCCAG CCTCCCGCCGGGTGGGCTCACATCCCCTAAGAGTGACTCAGAGCTGGAGCTGCGGACCCCCGAGCCCAGCCCCCCACGAGCTGAATCCCACATACAGTGGGCCTGGGGGAGGCTGCCGAAG GTGGCCAAAGCAGAGTGGCCTGAGTCCTCGAAGGTCGCTGATGGCAGGGCTGGGTCAGCCTGTCCTCTTCAGGGAGAGCCCGGCACCCCCTCCGCTTCTGTGGCTGGTGCGGACCCTTCGGGACCCCTAATCCTGCAAGCAGGGGCTGGTACTGACCTTCCTCCTACTGACGCGGAGCCTCCCGCTCTGGTgggctcccctctccccactcctgagAGAAGGGAGACCACGCCTCAGAGCCGCAGGGATGCAGGCCTGCCTCTTCCCTCGAAATCCTGGAGCTGGGCCACCCTGGAGGGCCCAGTGGCTACCAGGGAGCCAGAGGGGGGCTCCAGGAGGGAAG GCTCCCTGAAGAGAAGCCAGCATCTGGGCCCCAGTGACATCTATCTGGACGACTTGCCCTCTCTGGATTCTGAGAATGCAGCCCTTTACTTcccccagag tgACTGTGGACTGGGGCCCAGAAGGTGGAGTGAACCCAACAGCCAGAAGCCCCTGGGAGACCCCAACCCCGAACAGGAGCCAGAACCCACTCTGGACATGGTGGATATGATAGAGCTGTCCCTCTGTGGCGGACTCGCTGAGAGCCGGGACATCTCCTTGG AGAAGTTCAACCAGCACATCGTCTCCTACCAGGACCTCGTCCAAAACCCTGGCCTCCTTGAGCACCCAAACCTGGTGGTGAAGATCAATGAGAA GCATTATAACTGGGCTGTGGCCGCCCCCATGATCCTCTCCCTGCAAGCCTTCCagagaaacttgcccaag AGCACCGTGGACAAACTGGAAAAGGAGAAGATGCCCCGGAAGGGTGGACGGTGGTGGTTTTCCTGGCGACGCCGGGACTTCCCCGCCAGAGAG AGCAGTGCCCAGACGGAGAAAACCACAGCCCGGGAGCAGCAGGG GGAGAAGACTGATGTCCTGAGTAGTGAGGATGATGCCCCAGAGAGCCCTGTGATCCTGGACGCCCCCTCTCTGCCACCCTCGACTCCCGCCTACAAGAAGTCCCTCCGCCTCTCCTCCAATCAGATA CGGCGCCTGAACCTGCAAGAAGGTGCCAATGACGTGGTCTTCAGTGTGACCACCCAGTACCAGGGCACCTGCCGCTGCAGGGCCACCATCTATCTGTGGAAGTGGGACGACAAGGTGGTCATCTCGGACATCGACGGGACCATTACCAA GTCGGACGCTCTGGGCCACATTCTGCCCCAGCTGGGGAAAGACTGGACACACCAGGGCATCACCAGTCTCTACCACAAAATCCACCT AAACGGGTTCAAGTTCCTGTACTGCTCGGCACGGGCCATTGGCATGGCTGACCTCACCAAGGCCTACCTACAGTGGGTGAGCGAGCGGGGCTGCGGCCTCCCCAAGGGCCCCATCCTGCTGTCTCCCAGCAGCCTCTTCTCCGCCCTCCACAG GGAGGTGATTGAGAAGAAACCAGAGGTGTTCAAAATTGCCTGCCTGAGTGACATCCGGCAGCTGTTCCTGCCCAACGAACAGCCCTTCTATGCTGCCTTTGGGAACAGGCCCAAC GATGTGACTGCCTACCGGCAGGTGGGCCTCCCTGAATCTCGAATCTTCACAGTCAACCCCCGGGGAGAGCTCATCCAGGAGCTCATGAAGAACCACAAATCCAC GTATGAGCGGCTGGGCGAGGTGGTTGAGCTCCTCTTCCCACCTGTGGCCCGTGGCCCCAGCACAGACCTGGCCAGCCCTGAATACAGCAACTTCTGCTACTGGCGGGAGCCGCTGGTTACTGTGGACCTCGATGCCCTGGCCTGA
- the EMILIN3 gene encoding EMILIN-3 codes for MGRRLPVWLCAVAALLSGAQAKGTPLVARPAPPGAPRYNLYTTGWRPRLRPGPHKALCAYVVHRNVTCVLQEGAESYVKAEYRQCGWGPKCPGTVTYRTVLRPRYKVSYKTVTDLAWRCCPGLTGEGCPEHLTDLGATPAQPEPEAQIPSGQLGPGPRPPSSSRAAPSPYGKKGPGLFGERLERLEGDVQRLVQAYGTLSGLVASREDPNRMTGSPRAPAAPVGFGVISEGFVRPGDRARGPLTPPLDEILSKVTEVSNTLRTKVQLLDKVHGLALGHEAHLQRLREARPSPLTSLALLDEYVDRRLHRLWGSLLDGFEQKLQGVQSTCDLRVQEVRQQCEEGQAASQRLHQSLDGRELALRRELAQLGTRLQGLSVAGGSSCCSRLPLISARVDNLERNLQAVTEAQRGHGPLTRDELERLSAAMLDGGVDGLLEGLETLNGTEGGARGCCLGMEEGGWEAGSFRTMLEERVQSLEERLVTLAGELSHDGAPPGRSARPLVQTELAVLEQRLVSLETSCTPSTTSAVLDNLAAEVKAWQSRSEALLRQVASHAALLRQLNGTVAGVQEQLTEATGSSLQGEITLLKVNLNSVSKSLTGLSDSVSQYSDAFSAANSSLGERERKVEAEVHAIQEQVSSQGSRLQAGHRQVLGLRGELERLKAGVAGVAGGLSRCQDTAQELQQVVGHFDRRVAQVEGVCGRLGRLAAGLDHLPTESLRPTEGLWGYVDQLNRTLAQHAQDIARLRDDLLDCRAQLAEQARPQPAD; via the exons ATGGGCCGCCGCCTGCCGGTGTGGCTGTGCGCCGTCGCGGCGCTGCTCTCGGGGGCGCAGGCCAAGGGCACCCCGCTCGTCGCGCGGCCCGCGCCGCCCGGTGCCCCCCGCTACAACCTCTACACGACGGGATGGCGCCCGCGGCTGCGCCCGGGGCCGCACAA GGCCCTCTGCGCCTACGTGGTGCACAGGAATGTGACCTGTGTCCTACAGGAGGGAGCAGAAAGCTACGTGAAGGCCGAGTACCGACAGTGTGGATGGGGGCCCAAGTGCCCCGGGACAGTCAC GTACCGAACAGTGCTCAGACCCAGATACAAGGTCAGCTACAAGACAGTGACAGACCTCGCCTGGCGGTGCTGCCCTGGCCTCACTGGAGAAGGCTGTCCCGAGCACCTGACCGACCTCGGGgccaccccagcccagccagaGCCTGAGGCCCAGATTCCCTCAGGGCAGCTGGGCCCAGGGCCCCGGCCCCCTTCTTCTAGCAGAGCGGCCCCCAGCCCCTATG GAAAGAAAGGCCCAGGGCTGTTCGGTGAGCGGCTGGAACGTCTGGAGGGTGATGTCCAGCGCCTGGTACAAGCATATGGTACCCTCAGCGGCCTGGTGGCCAGCCGTGAGGACCCCAACAGGATGACTGGCAGTCCAAGGGCTCCTGCCGCTCCTGTGGGCTTCGGGGTCATCTCCGAGGGGTTCGTGAGGCCCGGAGACAGAGCCAGAGGGCCACTCACCCCTCCCCTTGACGAGATCTTGAGCAAGGTGACGGAGGTGAGCAACACGCTGCGGACCAAGGTGCAGCTGCTGGACAAGGTGCACGGGCTGGCCCTCGGCCACGAGGCTCACCTGCAGCGGCTGCGGGAGGCGCGTCCGTCTCCGCTCACCTCGCTGGCGCTGCTGGACGAGTACGTGGACCGACGGCTGCACCGGCTCTGGGGGAGCCTGCTGGATGGCTTCGAGCAGAAGCTGCAAGGCGTCCAGAGCACGTGCGACCTGCGGGTGCAGGAGGTGCGGCAGCAGTGCGAGGAGGGCCAGGCGGCTAGTCAGCGGCTGCACCAGAGCCTGGACGGCCGGGAGCTGGCCCTGCGCCGGGAGCTGGCCCAGCTCGGGACCAGGCTGCAGGGCCTGAGCGTGGCTGGCGGGAGCAGCTGCTGCAGCCGGCTGCCCTTGATCAGCGCCCGCGTGGACAACCTCGAGCGGAACCTACAGGCAGTCACCGAGGCCCAGCGGGGCCACGGCCCCCTCACCAGGGATGAGCTCGAGCGGCTCTCTGCTGCCATGCTGGACGGGGGTGTGGACGGGCTGCTGGAGGGCCTGGAGACCCTCAACGGGACGGAGGGGGGAGCAAGGGGCTGCTGCCTGGGCATGGAGGAGGGCGGGTGGGAGGCCGGCAGCTTCAGGACCATGCTGGAAGAGCGAGTGCAGAGCCTAGAGGAGCGCCTGGTGACACTGGCGGGGGAGCTAAGCCACGACGGCGCCCCCCCGGGCAGGTCAGCCCGGCCCCTGGTGCAGACGGAGCTGGCGGTCTTGGAACAACGGCTGGTCTCCCTGGAGACCTCGTGCACCCCCAGCACCACCTCAGCCGTCCTGGACAACCTGGCGGCAGAGGTGAAGGCCTGGCAGAGCCGGAGCGAGGCCCTCCTCCGCCAGGTGGCCAGCCACGCCGCCCTGCTCCGGCAGCTCAATGGCACTGTGGCCGGGGTCCAGGAGCAGCTGACAGAAGCGACGGGCAGCTCACTTCAAGGCGAGATCACCCTGCTCAAGGTCAACCTGAACTCCGTGAGCAAGTCCCTCACGGGCCTCAGCGACTCCGTCAGCCAGTACTCTGACGCCTTCTCGGCTGCCAACTCATCCCTGGGCGAGCGCGAACGCAAGGTGGAGGCTGAGGTTCACGCCATCCAGGAACAGGTCAGCAGCCAAGGCTCTCGGCTTCAGGCTGgccacaggcaggtgctgggccTGAGGGGGGAGCTGGAGCGACTCAAGGCCGGTGTGGCCGGTGTGGCCGGCGGGCTGAGCCGCTGCCAGGACACAGCCCAGGAACTGCAGCAAGTGGTGGGCCACTTCGACCGGAGGGTGGCTCAAGtggagggtgtgtgtgggaggCTGGGCCGACTGGCTGCCGGCCTGGACCACTTGCCCACCGAGTCGCTCAGGCCCACGGAGGGCCTGTGGGGCTATGTGGACCAGCTGAATCGCACGCTGGCTCAACACGCACAGGACATCGCCCGCCTCCGGGATGACCTCCTGGACTGCAGGGCCCAGCTGGCCGAGCAGGCGCGGCCCCAGCCAGCCGACTAG